A single Mixta calida DNA region contains:
- a CDS encoding IscS subfamily cysteine desulfurase, producing MKLPIYLDYSATTPADPRVAEKMMQYLTLDGTFGNPASRSHRFGWQSEEAVDIARNQIAELVGADPREIVFTSGATESDNLAIKGAAQFYQKKGKHIITSKTEHKAVLDTCRQLEREGFEVTYLAPQSNGIIDLKALEAAMRDDTILVSIMHVNNEIGVVQDIATIGEMCRARGIIYHVDATQSVGKLPIDLSQLKVDLMSFSAHKIYGPKGIGALYVRRKPRIRLEAQIHGGGHERGMRSGTLPVHQIVGMGEAYRIAKEEMESEMARLRTLRNRLWDGLKDIEEVYLNGDLEQGAPNILNVSFNYVEGESLIMALKDLAVSSGSACTSASLEPSYVLRALGMSDELAHSSIRFSLGRFTTEEEIDYTIALVRKSIGRLRDLSPLWEMFKAGVDLNSIEWAHH from the coding sequence ATGAAATTACCGATTTACCTGGATTATTCCGCTACGACGCCGGCCGACCCGCGCGTGGCGGAAAAAATGATGCAGTATCTCACCCTGGACGGGACTTTCGGTAACCCCGCCTCACGTTCGCACCGTTTTGGCTGGCAGTCTGAAGAGGCGGTGGATATCGCCCGTAATCAGATCGCCGAGCTGGTTGGCGCCGATCCGCGCGAAATCGTTTTTACCTCTGGCGCGACCGAATCCGACAACCTGGCGATTAAAGGCGCAGCGCAGTTCTACCAGAAAAAAGGCAAGCACATTATCACCAGCAAAACCGAGCATAAAGCGGTGCTGGATACCTGCCGCCAGCTGGAGCGCGAAGGGTTTGAAGTGACTTACCTGGCGCCGCAGAGCAACGGCATCATCGATCTGAAAGCGCTGGAAGCGGCGATGCGTGACGACACCATTCTGGTTTCCATCATGCACGTCAACAACGAAATCGGCGTGGTGCAGGATATCGCCACCATCGGCGAAATGTGCCGCGCGCGCGGTATCATTTACCACGTTGACGCTACCCAGAGCGTTGGCAAACTGCCTATCGATCTTAGCCAGCTGAAAGTCGATCTGATGTCTTTCTCCGCGCATAAAATCTATGGTCCGAAAGGCATCGGCGCGCTCTACGTGCGTCGCAAGCCGCGCATCCGTCTGGAAGCGCAGATCCACGGCGGCGGTCACGAGCGCGGCATGCGTTCCGGTACGCTGCCGGTGCATCAGATTGTCGGCATGGGCGAAGCTTACCGTATCGCGAAAGAAGAGATGGAAAGCGAAATGGCGCGTCTGCGCACGCTACGTAACCGCCTGTGGGACGGCCTGAAAGATATCGAAGAAGTCTATCTTAACGGCGACCTGGAACAGGGCGCGCCGAACATCCTCAACGTCAGCTTCAACTACGTTGAAGGCGAATCGCTGATCATGGCGCTGAAAGACCTGGCGGTCTCCTCCGGTTCCGCCTGTACCTCCGCCAGCCTGGAACCTTCTTACGTGCTGCGCGCGCTGGGCATGAGCGATGAACTGGCCCACAGTTCCATTCGTTTCTCCCTCGGCCGCTTCACTACCGAAGAAGAGATTGATTACACCATCGCACTGGTGCGCAAATCTATTGGCCGTCTGCGCGACCTCTCTCCGCTGTGGGAGATGTTTAAAGCGGGCGTGGATTTGAACAGCATTGAATGGGCGCATCACTAA
- the hscB gene encoding co-chaperone HscB has product MDYFTLFGLPQSFEIDAAQLTARFQELQRQFHPDRFASQPERERLQALQQAATINQGYQALRQPLPRAEYLLSLHGFDINNEQHTMRDTAFLMEQLALREELDAIENAPDAEAKLQAFMQRIEAMMQQRSAQMRQELADARWETAADTVRKLRFLAKLRSQSEALEEKLLDF; this is encoded by the coding sequence ATGGATTACTTCACCCTTTTTGGTCTGCCGCAGTCGTTTGAGATTGATGCGGCCCAGCTCACCGCCCGCTTTCAGGAACTGCAGCGTCAGTTCCACCCCGATCGTTTCGCTTCCCAGCCGGAGCGCGAGCGCCTGCAGGCGCTGCAACAGGCCGCTACCATCAATCAAGGTTACCAGGCGCTGCGTCAGCCGCTGCCGCGCGCGGAATATCTGTTGTCGCTGCACGGTTTCGATATCAATAACGAACAGCATACGATGCGCGACACCGCTTTTCTGATGGAGCAGCTGGCGCTGCGCGAAGAACTGGACGCAATCGAAAACGCCCCGGACGCCGAGGCGAAGCTGCAGGCTTTTATGCAGCGCATTGAGGCGATGATGCAGCAGCGCAGCGCGCAGATGCGTCAGGAGCTGGCCGACGCCCGCTGGGAAACGGCTGCGGACACGGTGCGCAAGCTGCGTTTTCTCGCTAAACTGCGCAGCCAGTCAGAAGCGCTGGAAGAGAAGCTGCTTGATTTTTAA
- the fdx gene encoding ISC system 2Fe-2S type ferredoxin, whose protein sequence is MPKIVFLPHQDLLPEGGVFDAAQGETILDVALRNGIDLEHACEKSCACTTCHCIVREGFDSLPESSEDEDDMLDKAWGLEPESRLSCQARVTDEDLVVEIPRYTINHAREH, encoded by the coding sequence ATGCCTAAAATTGTCTTTTTGCCCCACCAGGATCTGCTGCCGGAAGGCGGCGTGTTTGACGCAGCCCAGGGCGAAACCATCCTTGACGTCGCCCTGCGCAACGGCATCGATCTGGAACATGCCTGCGAAAAATCGTGTGCCTGCACCACCTGCCACTGCATCGTGCGCGAAGGCTTCGACTCGCTGCCGGAAAGCAGCGAAGACGAGGACGATATGCTGGATAAAGCCTGGGGACTGGAGCCGGAAAGCCGTCTCAGTTGCCAGGCGCGGGTAACCGACGAAGATTTAGTGGTGGAAATTCCGCGCTACACCATTAACCACGCGCGCGAACATTAA
- the iscA gene encoding iron-sulfur cluster assembly protein IscA, with translation MSITLSESAATRVNAFLHNRGKGFGLRLGVRTSGCSGMAYVLEFVDAPEPEDTVFEDKGVNVVIDPKSLIYLDGTELDFVKEGLNEGFKFNNPNMKDECGCGESFNV, from the coding sequence ATGTCCATTACCCTGAGCGAAAGCGCGGCAACGCGCGTGAATGCCTTTCTGCACAATCGTGGCAAAGGTTTCGGTTTACGTCTCGGCGTACGCACCTCCGGCTGTTCCGGCATGGCTTACGTGCTGGAATTTGTGGATGCCCCTGAGCCGGAAGATACCGTCTTCGAAGATAAAGGCGTGAACGTGGTCATCGACCCGAAAAGCCTGATCTATCTCGACGGGACCGAGCTCGATTTCGTGAAGGAAGGTCTGAACGAAGGCTTCAAGTTCAACAATCCGAACATGAAAGATGAATGCGGCTGCGGAGAAAGCTTCAACGTATAA
- the iscX gene encoding Fe-S cluster assembly protein IscX codes for MGLKWTDSREIGEALYDAYPDTDPKTVRFTDMHRWICQLEAFDDQPDASSEKILEAILLVWLDEFE; via the coding sequence ATGGGACTGAAATGGACCGACAGCCGTGAAATCGGCGAAGCTTTGTATGATGCTTACCCGGATACCGATCCAAAAACGGTGCGTTTTACTGATATGCATCGCTGGATCTGTCAGCTTGAAGCGTTCGATGACCAGCCTGATGCCTCCAGTGAAAAGATTCTGGAAGCGATACTGCTGGTCTGGCTGGATGAGTTTGAATAA
- the iscR gene encoding Fe-S cluster assembly transcriptional regulator IscR — translation MRLTSKGRYAVTAMLDVALHSHEGPVPLADISERQGISLSYLEQLFSRLRKNGLVASVRGPGGGYLLGKSAADIAVGAVITAVDESVDATRCQGKEGCQGGERCLTHVLWHDLSERISDFLNNITLAELVNNKEILDIADRQNNETRRMANGRTQETININLRA, via the coding sequence ATGAGACTGACATCAAAAGGCCGTTACGCCGTTACCGCAATGCTTGACGTTGCGCTGCACTCACATGAAGGGCCGGTGCCGCTGGCTGATATTTCAGAGCGTCAGGGGATCTCTCTTTCTTATCTTGAACAGCTGTTCTCGCGCCTGCGTAAAAATGGCCTGGTCGCCAGCGTGCGCGGACCGGGCGGCGGCTACCTGCTGGGCAAAAGCGCGGCGGATATCGCCGTCGGCGCGGTGATCACCGCCGTTGACGAATCGGTCGACGCAACGCGCTGTCAGGGCAAAGAGGGCTGCCAGGGCGGAGAGCGCTGTCTGACTCACGTGCTATGGCACGATTTAAGCGAACGCATCAGTGATTTTCTTAACAATATTACGCTGGCCGAGCTGGTGAATAATAAAGAGATCCTGGACATAGCGGATCGCCAGAACAATGAGACGCGCCGTATGGCGAATGGGCGTACGCAGGAAACCATTAATATAAATCTGCGCGCCTGA
- the hscA gene encoding Fe-S protein assembly chaperone HscA translates to MALLQISEPGQSAAPHQRRLAVGIDLGTTNSLVATVRSGQAETLPDAQGRHLLPSVVQYQAQQSLVGWEARQQAAADPVNTISSVKRLMGRSLADIQQRYPHLPYQLQPSENGLPLIQTAAGTLNPVRVSSDILQTLAARARESLGGDLDGVVITVPAYFDDAQRQGTRDAARLAGLHVLRLLNEPTAAAIAYGLDSGQEGMIAVYDLGGGTFDISVLRLSRGVFEVLATGGDSALGGDDFDHLLADWLREQASLHDRADHGVQRQLLDSAIAVKIALSDSDSVPVTLGDWQGVVTRDDFNGLIAGLVKRTLMACRRALKDAGVTPEEVLEVVMVGGSTRVPLVREKVGEFFGRQPLTTIDPDKVVAIGAAIQADILVGNKPDSEMLLLDVIPLSLGLETMGGLVEKVIPRNTTIPVARAQEFTTFKDGQTAMSIHVLQGERELVSDCRSLARFALRGIPAMPAGGAHIRVTFQVDADGLLSVTAMEKSTGVEASIQVKPSYGLTENEIASMITDSMTWAQQDVAARRLAEQKVEGLRVLESLEGALAEDAALLSAEELHAIQQAQRQLQEAIRGDEVDTISAAVKQLDKVTQDFAARRMDNSVRRALAGHSVDEV, encoded by the coding sequence ATGGCGTTATTACAAATCAGCGAGCCGGGGCAGAGCGCCGCGCCGCATCAACGTCGTCTGGCCGTCGGCATCGATCTGGGGACCACCAACTCATTAGTCGCCACCGTGCGCAGCGGCCAGGCAGAAACCCTGCCCGATGCGCAGGGACGCCATCTGCTGCCCTCTGTGGTGCAATATCAGGCGCAGCAAAGCCTGGTAGGATGGGAAGCGCGCCAGCAGGCGGCGGCCGATCCGGTCAATACCATCAGTTCGGTCAAGCGTCTGATGGGCCGCTCGTTGGCGGACATCCAACAGCGTTATCCCCACCTTCCTTACCAGCTTCAGCCAAGCGAAAACGGCCTGCCGCTGATCCAGACTGCCGCGGGCACGCTGAATCCGGTGCGCGTCTCCAGCGACATTCTGCAAACGCTGGCGGCGCGCGCGCGCGAAAGTCTGGGAGGCGATTTGGATGGCGTAGTGATCACCGTGCCCGCCTATTTTGACGACGCGCAGCGTCAGGGCACGCGCGACGCCGCACGGCTGGCGGGCCTGCATGTGTTGCGTCTGCTTAACGAGCCGACGGCGGCGGCGATCGCCTACGGTCTCGACTCCGGTCAGGAAGGGATGATCGCGGTCTACGATCTGGGCGGCGGCACCTTTGATATTTCCGTGCTGCGCCTGAGCCGCGGGGTCTTTGAAGTGCTGGCTACCGGCGGCGATTCGGCGCTGGGCGGTGATGATTTCGATCACCTGTTGGCTGACTGGCTGCGCGAGCAGGCGAGCCTGCACGATCGCGCCGATCATGGCGTGCAGCGTCAGCTACTGGATAGCGCCATCGCGGTAAAAATCGCGCTCAGCGACAGCGACAGCGTGCCGGTTACGCTGGGCGACTGGCAGGGCGTAGTGACGCGCGACGATTTTAACGGCCTGATCGCCGGGCTGGTGAAGCGTACGCTGATGGCGTGCCGTCGCGCGCTGAAAGATGCGGGCGTCACCCCGGAAGAGGTGTTGGAAGTGGTAATGGTCGGCGGCTCTACCCGCGTGCCGCTGGTGCGTGAAAAGGTGGGCGAATTCTTTGGCCGACAACCGTTAACCACCATCGATCCCGATAAGGTCGTCGCCATCGGCGCGGCGATTCAGGCTGATATTCTGGTCGGCAACAAGCCGGACAGCGAAATGCTGCTGCTGGACGTCATTCCGCTCTCGTTAGGACTGGAGACCATGGGCGGCCTGGTGGAGAAAGTGATCCCGCGCAATACGACCATTCCGGTGGCGCGCGCGCAGGAATTCACCACCTTTAAGGATGGCCAGACGGCGATGAGCATTCATGTGCTGCAGGGCGAGCGCGAGCTGGTTTCCGACTGCCGTTCCCTGGCGCGCTTTGCGCTGCGCGGCATTCCGGCGATGCCCGCAGGCGGCGCGCACATTCGCGTCACTTTCCAGGTGGATGCGGACGGCCTGCTGAGCGTGACGGCGATGGAGAAATCCACCGGCGTCGAAGCCTCTATTCAGGTAAAACCCTCCTACGGACTGACGGAAAACGAAATCGCCAGCATGATTACCGACTCCATGACCTGGGCGCAGCAGGACGTTGCGGCGCGCAGGCTGGCGGAACAGAAGGTGGAAGGCCTGCGGGTGCTGGAAAGTCTCGAAGGCGCGCTGGCGGAAGACGCCGCGCTGCTGAGCGCGGAAGAACTGCACGCTATTCAACAGGCGCAGCGTCAGCTGCAGGAAGCCATTCGCGGCGATGAGGTCGACACCATCAGCGCGGCGGTAAAACAACTCGATAAAGTAACCCAGGATTTTGCCGCCCGTCGTATGGACAATTCCGTCCGTCGCGCGCTGGCCGGGCATTCTGTGGATGAGGTTTGA
- the iscU gene encoding Fe-S cluster assembly scaffold IscU has product MAYSEKVIDHYENPRNVGSFDNSDPSIGSGMVGAPACGDVMKLQIKVSDAGIIEDARFKTYGCGSAIASSSLITEWVKGKSLDEAAAIKNTQIAEELELPPVKIHCSILAEDAIKAAIADYKSKKDTQ; this is encoded by the coding sequence ATGGCTTACAGCGAAAAAGTAATCGATCACTACGAAAATCCACGCAACGTCGGCTCTTTTGACAACAGCGATCCTTCTATCGGCAGCGGCATGGTCGGCGCGCCGGCGTGCGGCGACGTGATGAAGCTGCAAATCAAGGTCAGCGACGCGGGCATCATTGAAGACGCGCGCTTCAAAACCTACGGTTGCGGCTCCGCCATCGCCTCCAGCTCGCTGATTACCGAATGGGTAAAAGGCAAATCGCTGGACGAAGCGGCGGCGATCAAGAACACGCAGATTGCTGAAGAACTGGAACTGCCGCCGGTGAAAATTCACTGCTCCATTCTGGCTGAAGATGCGATCAAGGCCGCTATCGCGGATTACAAGAGCAAGAAAGACACACAGTAA
- the pepB gene encoding aminopeptidase PepB, whose amino-acid sequence MATEKMNIALSTAAADARWGEKAILSSSNEGMTIHLTGGDALATIQRAARKIDGQGVRHVFLSGDGWDLEKSWAFWQGYRGPKGERSVDWAPLGDNERAELEYRLSIIDWVRDIINQPAEELGPEQLARRAVDLIAKYAGDAVSYRITKGDDLREQNYMGLHTVGRGSTRGPALLALDYNPGGDENAPVYACLVGKGITFDTGGYSLKPSAFMDSMKSDMGGAATVTGALALAIARGLNKRVKLYLCCADNMVSGNAFRLGDIIRYRNGKTVEVMNTDAEGRLVLADGLIDASQQQPQLLIDAATLTGAAKTALGNDYHALFTFDDALAQQLLSSAESENEAFWRLPLAEFHRSHLSSNFADLNNIAGAAHTAGASTAAAFLSHFVSNYQQGWLHIDCSATYRKGAVEQWSAGATGLGVRTIANLLLK is encoded by the coding sequence ATGGCAACTGAAAAGATGAATATCGCGCTGTCGACTGCGGCAGCCGACGCGCGCTGGGGTGAAAAAGCGATCCTCAGCAGCAGCAATGAAGGCATGACCATTCACCTGACCGGCGGCGACGCGCTGGCGACCATTCAGCGCGCGGCGCGCAAGATCGACGGGCAGGGCGTCCGACACGTTTTTCTCAGCGGCGACGGCTGGGATCTGGAGAAAAGCTGGGCTTTCTGGCAGGGCTATCGCGGTCCGAAAGGCGAGCGCAGCGTTGACTGGGCGCCGCTTGGCGACAACGAACGCGCCGAGCTGGAATATCGTCTGAGCATCATCGACTGGGTACGCGATATCATTAACCAGCCGGCGGAAGAACTGGGCCCGGAACAGTTGGCCCGTCGGGCAGTGGATCTGATCGCTAAATACGCTGGCGATGCGGTCAGCTATCGCATTACTAAAGGCGACGATCTGCGTGAACAGAACTATATGGGCCTGCATACCGTTGGACGCGGCTCTACCCGCGGCCCGGCGCTGCTGGCACTGGACTATAACCCTGGCGGCGATGAAAACGCGCCGGTTTACGCCTGTCTGGTGGGTAAAGGAATTACCTTCGACACCGGCGGTTACAGCCTGAAGCCGAGCGCCTTTATGGACTCGATGAAGTCCGATATGGGCGGCGCCGCCACCGTGACCGGCGCGCTGGCCCTGGCGATCGCGCGCGGCCTTAATAAGCGTGTGAAGCTCTATCTCTGCTGCGCCGACAACATGGTGAGCGGCAATGCGTTCCGCCTCGGCGACATCATTCGCTATCGCAACGGTAAAACCGTTGAGGTGATGAACACCGATGCGGAAGGGCGCCTGGTGCTGGCCGACGGGCTGATTGACGCCAGCCAGCAACAGCCCCAGCTGCTGATCGACGCCGCGACCCTGACCGGCGCCGCCAAGACCGCGCTGGGCAACGATTACCACGCGCTGTTTACCTTTGACGACGCGCTGGCGCAGCAGCTGTTAAGCAGCGCAGAGAGCGAGAATGAAGCCTTCTGGCGCCTGCCGCTGGCGGAATTCCATCGCAGCCATCTGTCATCGAACTTCGCCGATCTCAACAACATCGCCGGAGCGGCGCACACCGCAGGCGCCAGCACCGCCGCCGCGTTTCTGTCGCATTTCGTCAGCAACTATCAGCAGGGCTGGCTGCATATCGACTGCTCCGCGACCTATCGCAAA